In the genome of Pirellulales bacterium, the window TCCTTGTACACCTCGCCGGTGCAGATGATGCCGTTGTGGGACCAAACCGGAACGCCCGCGGGATTGGAGGGCTTTCGCCATTTGACTTCCTCGACAGCCTCAGGGTCGGTTTTTTGGATCAGTTTACGGATCCGCGCGAGGATTTCGGCCCGCCAATCGTGGTGCTGTTTGTTCTTGACGTCAACTGGGTCGGTTTGCAACACCGCACTTTTTCCTTCACTCGAGCG includes:
- a CDS encoding DUF1801 domain-containing protein produces the protein MKNYENRSSEGKSAVLQTDPVDVKNKQHHDWRAEILARIRKLIQKTDPEAVEEVKWRKPSNPAGVPVWSHNGIICTGEVYKDKVKLTFAKGAALKDPARLFNSSLEGNTRRAIDYHEGDKIDEKSLKSLILAAV